In the Papio anubis isolate 15944 chromosome 15, Panubis1.0, whole genome shotgun sequence genome, one interval contains:
- the GPR183 gene encoding G-protein coupled receptor 183 → MDIQMANNFTMPSAPPQGNDCDLYAHHSTARIVMPLHYSLVFIIGLVGNLLALVVIVQNRKKINSTTLYSTNLVISDILFTTALPTRIAYYAMGFDWRIGDALCRITALVFYINTYAGVNFMTCLSIDRFIAVVHPLRYNKIKRIEHAKGVCIFVWILVFAQTLPLLINPMSKQEAERITCMEYPNFEETKSLPWILLGACFIGYVLPLIIILICYSQICCKLFRTAKQNPLTEKSGVNKKALNTIILIIVVFVLCFTPYHVAIIQHMIKKLRFSNFLECSQRHSFQISLHFTVCLMNFNCCMDPFIYFFACKGYKRKVMRMLKRQVSVSISSAVKSAPEENSREMTETQMMIHSKSSNGK, encoded by the coding sequence atggatatacaaatggctaacaattTTACTATGCCCTCTGCACCTCCTCAGGGAAATGACTGTGACCTCTATGCACATCACAGCACAGCCAGGATAGTAATGCCTCTGCATTACAGCCTCGTCTTCATCATTGGGCTCGTGGGAAACTTACTAGCCTTGGTTGTCATTgttcaaaacaggaaaaaaatcaactctACCACCCTCTATTCAACAAATTTGGTGATTTCTGATATACTTTTTACCACCGCTTTGCCTACACGAATAGCCTACTATGCAATGGGCTTTGACTGGAGAATCGGAGATGCCTTGTGTAGGATAACTGCGCTAGTGTTTTACATCAACACATATGCGGGTGTGAACTTTATGACCTGCCTGAGTATTGACCGCTTCATTGCTGTGGTGCACCCTCTACGCTACAACAAGATAAAAAGGATTGAACATGCAAAAGGTGTGTGCATATTTGTCTGGATTCTAGTATTTGCTCAGACACTCCCACTCCTCATCAACCCTATGTCAAAGCAGGAGGCTGAAAGGATTACATGCATGGAGTATCCAAACTTTGAAGAAACTAAATCTCTTCCCTGGATTCTGCTTGGGGCATGTTTCATAGGATATGTACTTCCACTTATAATCATTCTCATCTGCTATTCTCAGATCTGCTGCAAACTCTTTAGAACTGCCAAACAAAACCCACTCACTGAGAAATCTGGTGTAAACAAAAAGGCTCTCAACACAATTATTCTTATTATTGTTGTGTTTGTTCTCTGTTTCACACCTTACCATGTTGCAATTATTCAACATATGATTAAGAAGCTTCGTTTCTCTAATTTCCTGGAATGTAGCCAAAGACATTCGTTCCAGATTTCTCTGCACTTTACAGTATGCCTGATGAACTTCAATTGCTGCATGGACCCTTTTATCTACTTCTTTGCATGTAAAGGGTACAAGAGAAAGGTTATGAGGATGCTGAAACGGCAAGTCAGTGTATCGATTTCTAGTGCTGTCAAGTCAGCCCCTGAAGAAAACTCACGTGAAATGACAGAAACGCAGATGATGATACATTCCAAGTCTTCAAATGGAAAGTGA